The Montipora foliosa isolate CH-2021 chromosome 1, ASM3666993v2, whole genome shotgun sequence genome has a window encoding:
- the LOC137970799 gene encoding uncharacterized protein, whose translation MTSQVSKMDYERKQDQLRKQSKDFKKKRKQLRNVRSSKDSRLESRDGTVYESGSTLSLDPEVIIAASIQKAEIYQFEQQVPQFCFRKPRRYQTFNPGFEYNFVIYDTETNCGGKKAELVELSAFCHGTGDSFTKFVLPQHDINIYVSNINKFRIASFGNERVLHRNGFALQTVSLPECLLSFANFLKSTSATIKNATSKPVKILLIGHNANAFDTPLLIRSIAKYTETEPKFKELDLLFADSLVLIRHLLKENNQLLRKTDGSIPKVNLRDIYKCLFQSEFDNSHQGLADVMALDKVLFQSKLELTTEQIVNNSNTMILSTVQEDVQYLDKAHERLLTFNNRLYDDSDNSIIKKSLAKKLADSGLSFSDLRKLYSSTGPRGVAALLANPPSTSKGKSPRGTKCCITLQKIINFLKTLT comes from the coding sequence ATGACAAGTCAGGTTTCGAAAATGGATTATGAAAGGAAGCAAGACCAACTTCGGAAACAAAGCAAGGATTTCAAGAAAAAGCGAAAGCAGCTTAGAAATGTGCGTTCTAGCAAGGACAGTAGACTTGAATCACGAGATGGAACTGTGTACGAGTCAGGCAGTACTTTATCCCTGGATCCTGAAGTAATAATTGCTGCTAGCATTCAAAAAGCTGAGATCTATCAGTTTGAACAACAAGTACCCCAGTTTTGCTTTAGGAAACCTAGAAGATACCAGACATTTAACCCTGGTTTTGAATACAACTTTGTCATTTAcgacacagaaacaaattgTGGTGGCAAAAAAGCCGAGCTCGTCGAATTATCTGCTTTTTGTCACGGCACTGGCGATTCGTTTACGAAATTTGTCTTGCCTCAACATGATATTAATATATATGTAAGTAATATCAACAAGTTTCGCATTGCATCGTTCGGCAATGAACGCGTACTCCACAGAAATGGTTTCGCTTTACAAACCGTTTCTCTTCCAGAATGTTTACTGTCTTTCGCTAACTTCCTGAAATCCACAAGTGCCACAATCAAAAACGCAACATCAAAACCTGTAAAAATATTGCTCATAGGACACAACGCAAACGCATTTGACACACCATTGCTCATACGAAGCATCGCCAAGTATACAGAAACGGAACCCAAATTCAAAGAACTGGACTTGCTATTCGCAGACAGTTTAGTCTTGATCAGGCATCTTCTAAAGGAAAACAACCAGTTGCTCCGTAAAACAGATGGGTCGATTCCAAAAGTAAACCTGCGAGATATCTACAAGTGTCTATTTCAGAGCGAATTTGATAATTCCCATCAAGGCTTAGCCGATGTCATGGCTTTAGACAAAGTGTTGTTTCAGTCAAAACTCGAATTGACAACAGAACAAATCGTGAACAAcagtaacacgatgattctgtcAACAGTCCAGGAAGATGTCCAGTATCTTGACAAAGCCCACGAAAGACTTCTCACGTTCAACAACAGGCTCTACGACGACTCTGATAATTCAATCATCAAGAAAAGTCTTGCTAAAAAACTTGCAGACTCTGGTTTGTCATTTTCTGACTTGAGGAAACTGTATTCGTCGACTGGACCACGAGGTGTCGCTGCTCTGCTGGCAAATCCGCCTTCGACATCCAAAGGAAAATCGCCACGAGGTACCAAGTGCTGCATAACATTGCAGAAGATAATCAACTTCCTCAAGACATTAACTTGA
- the LOC138000034 gene encoding uncharacterized protein, with protein MAKLKTKLLIVAVLGVVLAIFFPKIKAAYGKHVKPHADVVGKIFRAIKDFHIFGYHVPWKYVLPGLGLFLAVQLFRRRRRLKKLAEEQKKKDQTFMTEEEAKPVHTTNKETKTESLDNADLPSDLKDMTLVGNRVRTYMYWPSTSSVNVFELARAGFVFTGVDDVVKCFQCKGTLKMWKPGDDPMDGHREYYPDCPHVVALDALKRPVNTLTQLDDLSTVCQGVGQRLKQLCSLQSKASGVEPAKKHLTELQKRLDTTERTMHLVMKQMEAVTKCLAKTLADDPATSDDKSLAEITEGLVNLKESNV; from the exons ATGGCCAAGTTAAAAACAAAGCTACTAATTGTAGCGGTACTAGGTGTCGTTCTAGCGATATTTTTTCCCAAGATAAAAGCAGCGTATGGAAAACACGTTAAGCCCCATGCAGATGTCGTTGGGAAGATTTTCAGAGCTATCAAAGATTTCCACATTTTTGGCTATCATGTTCCGTGGAAGTATGTTCTCCCAGGACTCGGTTTGTTCCTTGCCGTGCAGTTATTTAGG AGACGTCGAAGACTTAAGAAGCTTGCAgaagagcaaaagaaaaaagaccagACATTTATGACAGAGgaggaag CCAAACCAGTGCATACCACAAACAAAGAAACCAAAACTGAATCACTTGATAATGCTGATCTACCCTCTGACCTGAAAGATATGACATTAGTTGGAAATAGAGTGCGAACCTACATGTATTGGCCATCCACAAGTTCTGTTAATGTATTTGAACTGGCAAGAGCAGGTTTTGTGTTCACTGGTGTCGATGATGTTGTAAAATGTTTCCAGTGCAAGGGAACTCTTAAAATGTGGAAACCCGGGGATGACCCTATGGATGGTCACCGAGAATACTACCCTGATTGTCCACATGTTGTGGCCCTTGATGCACTTAAAAGGCCTGTTAACACTCTAACCCAACTGGATGACCTGTCAACTGTCTGCCAAGGTGTAGGTCAGCGTCTGAAACAATTGTGTTCTCTCCAGAGTAAAGCCTCAGGAGTTGAGCCAG CTAAGAAGCATCTGACTGAGCTTCAGAAGAGACTGGACACCACTGAACGGACCATGCATCTGGTGATGAAACAAATGGAAGCTGTGACAAAGTGTTTGGCAAAGACACTAGCAGATGACCCAGCCACAAGTGACGACAAATCCCTGGCAGAAATTACAGAGGGGCTGGTTAATTTGAAAGAGAGTAAtgtttaa